One genomic segment of Profundibacter amoris includes these proteins:
- a CDS encoding hybrid sensor histidine kinase/response regulator — translation MPIAVTGAAVLLLILAVMLALSNETSSRFRKIKTGWEEYSQAADPRGLWISEIRGYFGYGGMIHNFKNYVLRQEDIYEETLRAQSRLLLDAISTYQAANPDPVEQDALVRIKRVVEEYSRNIEIIKQGISEHKSAEEIDALVRVDDSDALRALAVLERHWLDQRQRNLDTIVAALSDGDALVRSLAGVMVLLTALVGLIALMIFALVGSALRSNAAQLKELEARKSAQMAERKLAWVVQQSPASIMITDTNGMIEFANRKLLEMTGYSEEELVGKSPSILKSGHTPEGAYRDIWKRLSQGKPWRGVFKNLRKDGSHYWAATSLLPLLNEEGEITNYIGVGEDITEKRHVDEQIAQVQKMEAVGILAGSVAHDFNNVLMTIIGNTELIKLESEDMDAPEDVRASIDHIEIASRRARALIQQLLTFARQQPGQARRLELHHAVDEALELIRVSTPPTVQIEFKPAVDLVATDIDPTAFFQIVMNLCHNAVEAIGDRGGRIELRLDRINRGTEGGLKKLPKGALGTIRLEIDDNGPGIPQDIQEKIFEPFFSTKPVGKGTGLGLAIVRNWVEEAGGKVRLQSSRETGTCFTLLFPEFEVTESETEQQSRPQMGHEHILLVDDEEELLYTIRRMMARLGYRVEAFSNPALALHAFRTNPGSYDAVVTDMMMPGMNGAELITALHEIRPELPAMVISSYMVEGSLPDDLKDVVTVQKPVNMAGLAHAMRLTIDRSQG, via the coding sequence ATGCCGATTGCGGTGACCGGTGCGGCGGTGCTTTTGCTGATTTTGGCGGTGATGTTGGCGCTTAGCAACGAAACCAGTTCGCGGTTTCGCAAGATCAAGACCGGTTGGGAAGAATACTCGCAGGCGGCTGACCCGAGGGGGCTGTGGATTTCCGAAATCAGGGGGTATTTCGGATACGGCGGGATGATCCATAATTTCAAGAATTATGTGCTGCGGCAAGAAGATATATATGAAGAAACCCTGCGCGCCCAAAGCCGTTTGTTACTGGATGCGATTTCGACCTATCAGGCGGCCAACCCCGATCCTGTCGAGCAAGACGCGCTGGTGCGCATCAAGCGTGTGGTCGAGGAATATTCCCGCAACATCGAGATTATCAAACAGGGCATTTCCGAGCATAAAAGTGCCGAGGAAATTGACGCGCTGGTGCGGGTCGATGACTCGGATGCGTTGCGGGCATTGGCGGTGCTGGAACGGCATTGGCTGGACCAGCGACAGCGCAATCTGGATACTATTGTTGCGGCGTTGTCGGATGGGGATGCGTTGGTGCGATCCCTGGCGGGTGTTATGGTATTGCTGACGGCGCTGGTGGGGCTGATCGCGCTGATGATCTTTGCGCTGGTTGGCAGTGCCTTGCGATCGAACGCGGCACAGTTAAAGGAGCTTGAGGCCCGCAAATCCGCGCAAATGGCGGAACGCAAGCTGGCGTGGGTGGTGCAGCAAAGTCCGGCTTCGATCATGATCACCGACACAAACGGAATGATCGAGTTTGCCAATCGCAAGCTGCTGGAGATGACGGGTTATTCCGAAGAGGAACTGGTTGGCAAATCTCCCAGTATCCTGAAATCTGGCCACACACCGGAAGGGGCCTATCGGGATATCTGGAAACGTCTAAGCCAAGGCAAGCCGTGGCGTGGTGTGTTCAAAAACCTGCGCAAGGATGGCAGCCACTACTGGGCCGCAACCAGCCTACTGCCGCTATTGAACGAAGAGGGCGAGATTACAAATTATATCGGTGTGGGCGAGGACATTACCGAAAAACGCCATGTGGATGAACAGATCGCACAGGTGCAGAAAATGGAGGCGGTGGGGATTTTGGCCGGTTCGGTGGCCCATGATTTCAACAATGTTCTGATGACGATCATCGGCAATACCGAACTGATCAAACTGGAATCCGAAGATATGGACGCACCCGAAGATGTGCGGGCCTCGATTGATCATATCGAGATTGCCTCGCGACGGGCGCGGGCGCTGATCCAGCAGTTGCTGACCTTTGCGCGGCAACAGCCCGGACAGGCGCGGCGGCTGGAATTGCATCATGCGGTGGACGAGGCGCTGGAGCTGATCCGCGTTTCAACCCCGCCAACGGTGCAGATCGAATTCAAACCGGCCGTTGACCTTGTTGCGACGGATATTGATCCGACAGCCTTTTTCCAGATTGTAATGAACCTGTGTCATAATGCGGTCGAAGCCATCGGGGACAGGGGGGGGCGGATCGAACTGCGCCTTGACCGGATCAACCGCGGCACCGAAGGCGGGCTGAAAAAGCTGCCCAAAGGGGCGCTGGGAACGATCAGGCTGGAAATCGACGACAACGGCCCGGGCATCCCGCAGGACATTCAGGAAAAGATATTCGAGCCGTTTTTTTCCACCAAACCGGTGGGCAAGGGCACCGGCCTTGGACTGGCAATCGTGCGTAACTGGGTGGAAGAGGCAGGCGGCAAGGTTCGCTTGCAAAGCAGTCGGGAGACCGGCACATGTTTCACCCTTCTGTTCCCCGAATTCGAAGTGACCGAGAGTGAGACCGAACAGCAATCCCGTCCACAAATGGGCCACGAACATATCCTGCTGGTCGATGACGAGGAGGAGCTGCTATATACTATTCGCCGGATGATGGCGCGGCTGGGGTATCGGGTCGAGGCGTTCTCGAATCCCGCCCTTGCACTGCACGCTTTTCGCACCAATCCGGGCAGTTATGATGCGGTGGTCACGGATATGATGATGCCCGGGATGAATGGCGCCGAACTGATCACTGCGCTGCATGAAATCCGCCCTGAACTGCCGGCGATGGTGATTTCCAGCTATATGGTTGAAGGGTCGCTTCCTGACGATCTGAAAGATGTGGTCACGGTGCAAAAGCCGGTGAATATGGCCGGTCTGGCCCATGCAATGCGGCTTACAATTGACCGAAGTCAAGGCTGA
- a CDS encoding nitroreductase family protein: MSNIIHPFEAPAGDGMENDVIEAILTRHSVSPKRVAKPGPTRAQVKTLMATAAAAPDHGKLRPWRFIEFPESSRTALADVFETALRERLPNADSEALSRARDKASRAPLLLGLVLRLNRTADVPHVDDQLASGGAALQNVLLAAHAMGFGARALSGQAVRTQAFRNALKLDDDETFLCFIAIGTPTSAPRRNARPAPESLLSQWTG; the protein is encoded by the coding sequence ATGTCCAACATTATCCATCCGTTTGAAGCCCCCGCAGGGGATGGCATGGAAAATGATGTGATCGAGGCGATCCTGACCCGCCACTCCGTTTCCCCCAAACGGGTCGCAAAACCCGGTCCAACGCGCGCGCAGGTGAAAACCCTTATGGCCACCGCTGCTGCCGCGCCTGATCACGGCAAGCTACGCCCGTGGCGCTTTATCGAATTCCCCGAAAGCAGCCGGACCGCCCTTGCGGATGTGTTTGAAACCGCCCTGCGCGAACGCCTGCCCAATGCCGATTCCGAAGCCCTGTCGCGTGCCCGCGACAAAGCCAGCCGCGCCCCGCTGCTGCTGGGTCTGGTGCTGCGCCTGAACCGCACTGCCGATGTGCCGCATGTAGATGACCAGCTGGCATCAGGCGGGGCGGCGTTGCAGAATGTATTGCTGGCGGCCCATGCGATGGGCTTTGGCGCCCGTGCCCTTAGCGGGCAGGCGGTGCGCACGCAGGCATTCCGGAACGCATTGAAACTGGATGACGACGAAACCTTCCTGTGTTTCATCGCCATCGGAACACCCACATCGGCCCCAAGGCGCAACGCACGTCCTGCGCCTGAATCCCTGTTGTCACAATGGACGGGATAG
- a CDS encoding molybdopterin molybdotransferase MoeA → MNAPAEPTVAACGCDNHAHKLTPLDVAIERGLALATAVKDVEDVALTDAIGRVLAFDATSPIPLPPFDNSAMDGYLVQTADLAGDGPWTLRVIGRIAAGDAGRDKPQSGTALRILTGAPVPVGFDAVVMQEDCEVSGDTITFSRKPFVGQHIRPSGGDAAKGQVVVPVGAQIGARQTGALAAIGAGTVKVRRKVRVAIFSTGSELMQPGEPLGAGQIWNSNRYTLLSLLKKDWIEVVDLGAIPDKPDLLKAALVNACASCDMVITTGGVSVGDEDHMPRLFEEAGGKMQVMKVAIKPGKPIAFGTLDRAIFVGLPGNPVSAFVTWMVIGALVLEKRAGLTARRAGRMLVRAANDAKRRPGRIEFRPARYVDNPLTETSEVELMSPEFSGRVALLSLADGLAVIPAESKGVSKGDVLEFIPL, encoded by the coding sequence ATGAACGCACCTGCTGAACCGACCGTCGCCGCCTGTGGCTGTGACAACCACGCTCATAAACTGACCCCGCTGGATGTCGCGATTGAACGCGGGCTGGCGTTGGCAACTGCGGTAAAGGATGTCGAGGATGTCGCGCTGACGGATGCGATTGGCCGCGTGCTGGCGTTTGATGCAACCTCGCCCATTCCGCTGCCGCCTTTTGATAACTCGGCGATGGATGGCTATCTGGTGCAAACCGCTGATCTGGCGGGCGATGGTCCGTGGACCCTGCGGGTGATTGGCCGCATTGCCGCCGGCGACGCGGGGCGGGACAAACCGCAATCAGGCACTGCGCTGCGTATTCTGACGGGCGCGCCTGTGCCCGTCGGTTTTGACGCGGTGGTGATGCAAGAGGATTGCGAGGTCTCGGGCGATACCATCACCTTTTCCCGCAAACCCTTCGTGGGCCAACATATCCGCCCCAGTGGCGGGGATGCCGCCAAAGGGCAGGTGGTTGTGCCTGTCGGTGCCCAAATCGGTGCCCGCCAGACCGGTGCGCTGGCAGCGATTGGCGCGGGTACTGTCAAGGTGCGGCGCAAGGTGCGCGTGGCCATTTTTTCGACCGGCAGCGAGTTGATGCAACCCGGCGAGCCGCTGGGGGCAGGGCAAATCTGGAACTCGAACCGCTATACGCTGTTGTCCTTGCTGAAAAAGGACTGGATCGAAGTGGTCGATCTGGGCGCCATCCCCGACAAGCCCGATCTGCTGAAGGCCGCGTTGGTCAATGCTTGTGCCTCATGTGACATGGTGATCACCACCGGCGGCGTGTCTGTCGGCGACGAAGACCACATGCCGCGCCTGTTTGAAGAGGCGGGCGGCAAGATGCAGGTGATGAAGGTGGCAATCAAACCGGGCAAGCCGATTGCCTTTGGCACATTGGACCGCGCGATTTTCGTCGGCTTACCGGGCAATCCGGTATCGGCCTTTGTAACCTGGATGGTGATCGGTGCGCTGGTGCTGGAAAAACGCGCAGGGCTAACGGCGCGGCGCGCTGGCCGGATGCTGGTGCGGGCGGCAAATGATGCCAAACGTCGCCCCGGCCGGATCGAGTTTCGCCCGGCCCGTTATGTCGACAACCCGCTGACAGAAACCAGCGAGGTCGAACTGATGTCACCCGAATTTTCCGGCCGCGTGGCGCTGTTGTCGCTGGCCGACGGGCTGGCGGTGATCCCGGCCGAGAGCAAGGGCGTGTCCAAAGGGGATGTGCTGGAATTCATTCCTTTGTAG
- a CDS encoding heme o synthase: MDAMMRRTRGRPVPHGRVTSRAAMVFGLVTALFSVAALWGLTNAVAAGLLAFTIFFYVVIYTIWLKRSAPQNIVIGGASGALPPMIGWAAATGEIGLPGISMFLLIFMWTPPHFWSLSLFMKDDYERAGVPMLTVTHGSESARHHILGYTVLLALTAVLPILVGIGGIIYVATALIMNARFLFGAWQLARRDNGEAVKDHFAAERAFFRFSLWYLFLHFSALVGDAGLAVWLP; encoded by the coding sequence ATCGACGCGATGATGCGCCGCACAAGGGGGCGGCCTGTGCCACATGGCCGTGTCACATCACGTGCGGCGATGGTTTTCGGGCTGGTTACAGCGCTGTTTTCGGTGGCTGCTCTGTGGGGACTTACGAATGCAGTGGCGGCAGGCTTGTTGGCGTTCACTATTTTCTTTTACGTCGTGATTTACACGATCTGGCTGAAACGCAGCGCCCCGCAAAACATCGTGATCGGCGGGGCCTCGGGGGCGCTGCCACCGATGATCGGTTGGGCAGCTGCCACAGGAGAGATCGGCTTGCCCGGGATTTCCATGTTCCTGTTGATCTTCATGTGGACCCCGCCGCATTTCTGGTCGCTCTCGCTGTTCATGAAAGATGACTACGAACGCGCGGGCGTGCCGATGCTTACCGTCACCCACGGAAGCGAGTCGGCCCGGCACCACATTTTAGGCTACACTGTGCTTTTGGCATTGACGGCGGTGTTACCGATACTAGTCGGGATTGGCGGGATTATTTACGTGGCAACAGCACTGATCATGAATGCGCGCTTCCTTTTCGGGGCATGGCAGTTGGCCCGTCGTGACAACGGTGAGGCAGTCAAGGATCATTTTGCGGCCGAGCGTGCCTTCTTTCGCTTTTCATTATGGTATCTTTTCCTGCATTTCTCGGCCTTGGTCGGTGATGCCGGTTTGGCTGTCTGGCTTCCATAA
- a CDS encoding sugar transferase, giving the protein MGHLSTILPLQSGKTPLKCSFGPARKADVEFCIFHGDLCINCGRPDPVIRDDIRNRVKRVLRKMKSVVDRLLALLLLGPAVFLCVPAMVAIRIESRGNPLFLQTRVGRNQKPFTLFKLRTMAQGTGDRGSHEVSAAQVTRIGQLLRRTKIDELPQIINVLIGNMSFVGPRPCLPNQSELIAEREAKNVFSVLPGITGPAQLSGIDMSTPRELAKADAAYISERSLRMDLRLIWQTATGGGRGDAVKS; this is encoded by the coding sequence ATGGGCCACCTAAGCACAATACTGCCTTTGCAATCCGGCAAGACACCGCTTAAATGCTCATTTGGGCCGGCAAGAAAAGCAGATGTTGAATTCTGTATCTTTCATGGCGACCTTTGTATCAATTGCGGCCGTCCGGATCCTGTTATCAGGGACGACATACGTAACAGAGTAAAGAGGGTATTACGAAAAATGAAATCTGTCGTTGACCGACTGCTGGCTTTACTCTTACTCGGCCCTGCGGTGTTTCTTTGCGTACCCGCAATGGTCGCAATCCGTATTGAAAGTCGTGGCAATCCATTATTTCTACAAACCCGTGTCGGACGAAATCAAAAACCGTTCACTCTGTTTAAACTGCGAACAATGGCCCAGGGAACAGGCGACAGAGGCAGCCACGAAGTATCTGCTGCGCAGGTCACCAGAATTGGGCAGCTATTACGGCGGACCAAAATCGATGAGCTTCCCCAGATCATCAATGTGCTGATCGGGAACATGAGCTTCGTCGGCCCAAGACCCTGCTTGCCAAATCAATCTGAATTGATCGCCGAGCGGGAAGCAAAGAATGTGTTTTCCGTCCTGCCGGGGATCACCGGCCCTGCCCAATTGTCAGGAATAGACATGTCGACCCCGCGCGAACTGGCAAAAGCTGATGCTGCATATATTTCAGAACGGTCACTGCGAATGGATCTCCGCCTGATTTGGCAGACTGCCACAGGTGGCGGCCGGGGTGACGCTGTAAAATCGTAG